From one Bacteroidota bacterium genomic stretch:
- a CDS encoding glutamine--tRNA ligase/YqeY domain fusion protein codes for MTTEKGPNFLEEIVAEDVKSGKHSGRVLTRFPPEPNGYLHIGHSKSICLNFGLAKQFGGKTNLRFDDTNPEAEETEYVESIKEDIKWLGFEWANEFYASDYFDKLYEFAVTLIKKQLAYVDDCSAEQIASMKGTPTEPGKESPFRNRGVEENLDLFERMRKGEFKDGEKVLRAKVDMASPNMHLRDPFMYRIKHVEHHRTKDKWCIYPMYDFAHGQSDSIENITHSICTLEFEVHRPLYEWFIEKLGIFPSHQFEFARLNLNYTVMSKRKLLQLVNEKHVSGWDDPRMPTISGLRRRGYTPESIRDFCDVIGVARRENIIDVELLEHCVRKDLNKIATRVMVVMDPVKVVIDNYPDGKTEMLIGENIPEAGENGGIREIPFGKEIFIERDDFMEVPVKKYFRLGPGLMVRLKHAYILKCESFKKDEKGNISEIHCTYFPESKSGSDTSGISVKGTIHWVSSSQAFPVEVRLYDRLFKVENPQAEGGDFKSYLNEKSLEVISTALSEPYLRNVKPLDKFQFIRKGYFCVDKDSSSDKIIFNRTVALKDGWSKEQKK; via the coding sequence TCAAAATCTATTTGCCTGAACTTCGGACTGGCAAAACAGTTTGGTGGAAAAACTAATCTTCGCTTTGATGATACCAATCCTGAAGCCGAAGAAACAGAATATGTAGAGAGTATTAAAGAAGATATTAAGTGGCTCGGGTTTGAATGGGCAAATGAATTTTATGCTTCAGATTATTTTGACAAGTTGTATGAATTCGCTGTAACGCTTATTAAAAAGCAACTTGCCTATGTGGATGACTGTTCAGCAGAGCAAATTGCATCCATGAAGGGAACTCCCACAGAACCGGGAAAAGAAAGTCCGTTTCGTAACCGCGGTGTGGAAGAAAATCTTGATCTGTTTGAACGCATGCGCAAGGGAGAATTCAAGGATGGAGAAAAAGTACTTCGCGCAAAAGTGGATATGGCTTCACCTAACATGCATTTGCGAGATCCGTTCATGTATCGAATAAAACATGTAGAGCATCACCGCACGAAAGATAAATGGTGTATTTACCCGATGTACGATTTCGCACACGGGCAAAGCGATTCGATAGAAAATATCACTCACTCCATCTGCACACTGGAATTTGAAGTTCACCGCCCGCTGTATGAATGGTTCATTGAGAAGTTGGGGATCTTTCCAAGCCATCAGTTCGAATTCGCACGGCTGAACCTTAATTACACCGTGATGAGCAAACGGAAATTATTGCAGCTCGTGAATGAGAAACACGTGAGCGGATGGGATGACCCCCGCATGCCAACTATCAGCGGACTTCGCAGAAGGGGTTATACACCCGAAAGCATTCGTGATTTCTGCGATGTGATTGGAGTTGCGAGAAGAGAAAACATCATTGATGTAGAATTGCTGGAACATTGTGTTCGCAAAGACCTGAACAAAATTGCAACACGTGTGATGGTGGTGATGGATCCTGTGAAAGTGGTTATTGATAATTATCCGGACGGGAAAACCGAAATGCTTATCGGAGAAAATATTCCGGAGGCAGGTGAGAATGGAGGAATACGGGAAATCCCTTTTGGTAAAGAGATTTTTATTGAGCGCGATGACTTTATGGAAGTTCCTGTCAAAAAATATTTCCGTTTGGGTCCCGGATTAATGGTGCGGTTAAAACACGCATACATTTTGAAATGCGAATCGTTTAAGAAAGATGAAAAGGGAAATATTTCTGAAATTCATTGCACTTATTTCCCCGAAAGCAAAAGCGGAAGCGACACCAGCGGAATTTCTGTGAAAGGAACTATTCACTGGGTAAGTTCCTCACAAGCCTTTCCTGTTGAAGTACGTTTATATGATCGTCTTTTTAAAGTGGAAAATCCGCAGGCGGAAGGAGGAGATTTTAAAAGCTACCTTAATGAGAAAAGTTTAGAAGTTATTTCAACTGCTTTGTCAGAGCCGTATTTGAGAAATGTAAAACCGTTAGACAAATTTCAGTTCATCCGCAAGGGATATTTTTGCGTGGATAAAGATTCCTCTTCGGATAAGATAATTTTTAACCGTACAGTGGCCTTAAAAGACGGCTGGTCGAAAGAACAGAAAAAGTAA